The proteins below come from a single Candidatus Flexicrinis affinis genomic window:
- a CDS encoding HDIG domain-containing protein — translation MIPALADFLHRRFGVPRTQAIERLTAAAVIAAAIALVAVSTLIIAFDSILPGRSLTGSLEVGQVAPRDIHAPISRSYVSNVLTELRREEARASTAPVYNPPDLNVARVQTSLAARILEFIDNVRRDPYATVAQKVADLQQITALRLDERATAEPIAAMTDEQWALIRAETLRLLENVMQDSIRESEVTSILERLPNQVSLRFDGRDVAIIVDIVSDLIRPNRTLNVAATQAAREAAAQAVPEQISSFQRGQIVVSTGTKLEPADVEALEQLGLLQPPDQRLPIVMRAVIGSLIVLVLFGTYLTRWRNALLESQPRLLALLVGLFILMLGAARVATGSEIYIFPAGVLALLYVAIAGPDIALIGTLGYAFLVGLMAGNGFEVSVLIAAAGITGTLVLRRTDRLNTYIFAGLLVALVNVAVLFTFNLAQEGTTPERWLELLVFCVLNGIITAALSLVGLYVLGGVFNLPTILRLNELSQPSHPLLVRLLREAPGTYQHSLQVANLSEQAAAKIGANAFLVSVAALYHDIGKLANPAFFSENQRGSESPHDLLNDPQRSAQIIINHVVEGERMALDHRLPQRIRDFIREHHGTSLVKVFYQQAVIAAGDDASKVDIRNFRYPGPRPQTKETGVMLLADSCEAALRSTDPQSRSDIKAQVAKIINGYRDGGQLDDSGLTLKDLKQIERIFVDMIEATLHPRINYDAVINKARQTQSMRAVVPAEAAQWAPGSRGPSTGGLDVPSQRDDEEFGDDRARAWD, via the coding sequence ATGATACCGGCGCTTGCGGATTTCCTGCACCGGCGCTTCGGCGTTCCACGCACGCAGGCCATCGAACGGCTGACTGCGGCGGCCGTGATTGCTGCCGCTATCGCACTGGTGGCTGTTTCCACCCTCATCATCGCGTTCGACTCGATCCTGCCCGGCCGGTCGCTGACGGGCAGCTTGGAGGTTGGGCAGGTCGCCCCGCGCGACATTCACGCGCCGATCAGCCGTAGTTACGTCAGCAACGTCCTCACCGAGCTGCGCCGTGAAGAAGCGCGCGCCTCGACCGCGCCGGTCTACAACCCGCCCGACCTCAACGTGGCACGCGTGCAGACCAGCTTGGCGGCGCGTATCCTCGAATTCATCGACAACGTCCGGCGCGACCCGTACGCGACCGTTGCGCAAAAGGTAGCCGACCTCCAGCAGATCACCGCGCTTCGCCTCGACGAACGCGCGACCGCCGAGCCGATCGCGGCGATGACCGACGAGCAGTGGGCACTCATCCGCGCCGAAACGCTGCGTCTGCTCGAAAATGTGATGCAGGACAGCATCCGCGAAAGCGAAGTCACCAGCATCCTCGAGCGCCTGCCCAATCAGGTCAGCTTGCGCTTCGACGGCCGCGACGTCGCGATTATCGTGGACATCGTCAGCGACTTGATCCGCCCGAACCGGACACTCAACGTCGCCGCCACGCAGGCCGCGCGCGAGGCCGCCGCGCAGGCCGTCCCCGAGCAGATCAGCAGCTTCCAGCGCGGGCAGATCGTCGTCAGCACCGGCACGAAATTAGAACCAGCCGACGTCGAGGCGCTCGAACAGCTTGGGCTGCTTCAGCCGCCCGACCAGCGCCTTCCGATCGTGATGCGCGCCGTCATCGGGTCGCTCATCGTACTGGTGCTGTTCGGCACCTATTTGACCCGCTGGCGCAACGCCTTGCTTGAGAGCCAGCCTCGTTTGCTCGCGCTTCTGGTCGGGCTATTCATTCTGATGCTGGGCGCGGCGCGGGTCGCCACCGGCAGCGAGATCTACATCTTCCCGGCCGGGGTGCTGGCGTTGCTGTATGTCGCCATCGCCGGGCCGGATATCGCGCTGATCGGGACGCTTGGCTATGCGTTTCTGGTCGGCCTGATGGCGGGCAACGGCTTCGAGGTCTCGGTGCTGATAGCCGCGGCCGGGATCACCGGCACGCTGGTGCTGCGGCGAACGGACCGGCTCAATACGTACATCTTCGCCGGTCTGCTGGTGGCGCTGGTGAACGTCGCGGTACTGTTCACGTTCAACCTCGCGCAGGAAGGCACGACTCCGGAGCGCTGGCTCGAACTGCTCGTGTTCTGCGTGCTGAACGGTATCATCACCGCGGCGTTGTCGCTGGTCGGGCTGTACGTGCTCGGCGGCGTGTTCAACTTGCCCACCATCCTGCGCCTCAACGAACTTAGCCAGCCCAGTCATCCGCTGCTGGTGCGCCTGCTGCGCGAAGCCCCCGGCACCTACCAGCATTCCCTGCAGGTCGCCAACTTGAGCGAGCAGGCCGCGGCAAAAATCGGGGCGAATGCGTTCCTCGTATCGGTCGCGGCGCTGTATCACGACATCGGCAAGTTGGCGAACCCGGCGTTCTTCTCCGAGAACCAGCGCGGCAGCGAAAGCCCGCACGACTTGCTCAACGACCCGCAGCGCAGCGCGCAGATCATCATCAACCACGTGGTCGAGGGCGAGCGGATGGCGCTTGACCACCGCTTGCCGCAGCGCATCCGCGACTTTATCCGCGAACATCACGGCACGTCGTTGGTGAAAGTCTTTTACCAGCAGGCTGTGATCGCCGCCGGGGACGACGCCAGCAAGGTCGACATCCGGAACTTCCGCTATCCCGGCCCGCGCCCGCAAACGAAGGAAACCGGCGTCATGCTGCTGGCCGACAGCTGCGAGGCGGCGCTGCGCTCGACCGACCCGCAAAGCCGCAGCGACATCAAGGCACAGGTCGCCAAGATCATCAACGGCTACCGGGACGGCGGCCAGCTTGACGACAGCGGCCTGACGCTCAAAGATCTCAAGCAGATCGAGCGCATATTCGTCGATATGATCGAGGCGACGCTCCACCCGCGCATCAATTACGACGCGGTGATTAACAAGGCACGGCAAACGCAGTCGATGCGCGCCGTCGTGCCTGCCGAGGCTGCGCAGTGGGCACCCGGCAGCCGAGGGCCTTCGACCGGCGGGCTGGACGTCCCGAGCCAACGTGACGATGAGGAATTCGGCGATGACCGCGCCCGAGCATGGGATTGA
- a CDS encoding sulfotransferase family 2 domain-containing protein, with protein MSIVNQHETLIFLHIPKTAGTTLRQVVGRQFVGKPQYLIGSGTERNFEAFLALPEDERARLRYVGGHLRYGVHRFIPKPARYITMLRDPREHLISYYHYFLEDEGSATQEMIVGKTFEEFLQIERMQSIQLDLIVGLDDTPNAAGRWGMGRNRSLPVEQRLQIAERHLREHFVVVGLVERFDESMLLLRQRLGWKNVQYARLRETQTRPKQVEDKAPLHALVEQYAQPDLALYAIAKRIFEEQAAQYDGDLSADLAEYRQRNARFARLWTLSQSLRQTGLYRTLRKLLR; from the coding sequence ATGAGTATCGTCAACCAGCACGAAACGCTGATCTTCCTGCACATCCCCAAAACCGCAGGCACGACGCTGCGTCAAGTGGTCGGGCGGCAGTTCGTCGGCAAGCCGCAGTACCTGATCGGCTCAGGCACAGAGCGCAACTTCGAGGCGTTCCTCGCACTGCCGGAGGACGAACGCGCGCGCCTACGTTATGTGGGCGGTCATTTGCGCTACGGCGTGCACCGCTTCATCCCGAAACCCGCGCGCTACATCACCATGCTGCGCGATCCCCGCGAGCATCTCATCTCGTACTATCACTACTTCCTCGAGGACGAAGGCTCGGCCACGCAGGAGATGATCGTCGGCAAGACGTTCGAGGAGTTCCTGCAAATCGAGCGCATGCAGTCGATTCAGCTCGACCTGATCGTCGGGCTGGACGACACGCCCAACGCGGCGGGCCGGTGGGGCATGGGTCGGAATCGGTCGCTGCCGGTCGAGCAACGCCTGCAGATCGCCGAGCGCCACCTGCGCGAGCACTTCGTCGTGGTCGGGTTGGTCGAGCGATTTGACGAGAGCATGCTGCTGCTGCGTCAGCGGTTGGGGTGGAAGAACGTGCAGTACGCCCGCCTACGCGAGACCCAGACGCGGCCCAAGCAGGTCGAGGACAAGGCGCCGCTGCACGCACTGGTCGAGCAGTACGCGCAGCCCGATCTCGCCTTGTACGCCATCGCCAAGCGCATCTTCGAGGAGCAGGCCGCGCAGTATGACGGTGACTTATCTGCCGACCTCGCGGAGTACCGCCAGCGCAACGCCCGATTTGCGCGGCTGTGGACGCTCAGCCAGTCCTTGCGGCAAACCGGCCTATATCGCACGCTGCGCAAACTGCTGCGCTAG
- a CDS encoding diacylglycerol kinase family protein: MPDDTRPNWLDRLTSTARINPDEFSYKVSRNRAVSLGYALAGWLYMLRWQRNTRIQGVASLLVLALALLLRISFVEIAILILSVTIVWMAEFINAAVEAVVNLASPDYHPMAKVAKDVAAAAVLLGVVASVLIGLLIFGPPLIDLVT; encoded by the coding sequence ATGCCTGACGACACCCGGCCGAATTGGCTGGACCGGCTGACCAGCACGGCGCGCATCAACCCGGACGAATTCAGCTATAAGGTCAGCCGCAACCGCGCCGTCAGTTTGGGCTATGCGCTGGCCGGTTGGTTGTACATGCTGCGCTGGCAGCGCAACACGCGCATTCAAGGCGTGGCGAGTCTGCTGGTGCTGGCGCTCGCCCTGCTGCTGCGAATCAGCTTTGTCGAAATCGCGATTCTGATTCTGTCGGTCACGATCGTGTGGATGGCCGAATTCATCAACGCCGCGGTCGAGGCGGTGGTCAACCTCGCATCGCCGGATTATCATCCAATGGCGAAAGTCGCCAAGGATGTCGCCGCAGCGGCGGTGCTGCTCGGCGTCGTCGCATCTGTATTGATCGGCTTGCTGATCTTCGGCCCGCCGCTTATTGACCTGGTCACCTAG
- the ybeY gene encoding rRNA maturation RNase YbeY gives MTAPEHGIEIENTRGYPVNADRLIYAARMTLKQNEATNRGGITIVLTGDDEVRALNREYRHVDSVTDVLTFPAEALPDAVAQEMDEPPYLGDLVIAYPYTCAQAERLGHSPADSLSLLVVHGTLHLLGHDHDTPERRAAMWDAQANALRALSISEGIVPGLEGADHA, from the coding sequence ATGACCGCGCCCGAGCATGGGATTGAGATCGAGAACACGCGCGGCTATCCGGTCAACGCAGACAGGTTGATCTACGCGGCCCGGATGACCTTGAAACAGAACGAGGCGACCAATCGCGGCGGGATTACGATTGTACTCACCGGCGACGACGAAGTACGCGCGCTGAACCGCGAATACCGGCATGTCGACAGCGTCACCGACGTGCTGACGTTCCCGGCCGAGGCGCTGCCGGATGCGGTCGCGCAGGAGATGGACGAGCCACCCTATCTGGGCGATCTGGTGATCGCCTATCCGTACACCTGCGCACAGGCCGAACGGCTCGGCCACTCGCCGGCCGACAGCCTATCGCTGCTGGTCGTCCACGGCACGCTCCACTTGCTCGGCCACGATCACGACACCCCGGAACGGCGCGCGGCGATGTGGGACGCACAGGCGAACGCCCTGCGCGCGTTGAGCATTTCCGAGGGCATCGTGCCGGGGCTGGAGGGCGCCGATCATGCCTGA
- a CDS encoding aminotransferase class IV family protein encodes MPTFIRRLTADGNLHPVDYGAASLAEAGRYEPDDGVYTITNTFEITKALKLDAHFDRLEDSARRAGIAIGLARSLIRAALRRCILDFNVGDVRWRVTISAAHPDQAIISLEPFTPLTTEFILRGVRVISAPNSARQNAAAKTTDWMHAREALIAAQPLGIYDTILQDADGHLLEGVGANFYAIRGGTLYTAPVGTVLGGISRQIVFEVGQRIIPLVETPVKADDVPALDEAFISSASRGIVPVVEIDGHTLGIGKPGVWTLRLRDAYQAWVGMHLEEI; translated from the coding sequence ATGCCCACGTTCATCCGGCGGCTGACGGCGGACGGCAACCTGCATCCGGTCGATTACGGAGCGGCGTCTCTGGCCGAGGCCGGGCGCTACGAGCCAGACGACGGCGTGTATACGATCACGAACACGTTCGAGATCACCAAGGCGCTCAAACTTGACGCGCACTTCGACCGACTCGAAGACTCGGCGCGGCGCGCGGGCATCGCAATCGGGCTGGCGCGCAGCTTGATCCGGGCCGCCCTGCGCCGCTGCATCCTCGACTTCAACGTGGGCGACGTGCGCTGGCGCGTGACGATCAGTGCGGCGCATCCCGATCAAGCGATCATCTCGCTCGAACCGTTCACCCCGCTGACGACCGAGTTCATCCTGCGCGGGGTGCGTGTGATCAGCGCGCCCAACAGCGCCCGCCAGAACGCCGCGGCCAAGACGACCGACTGGATGCACGCGCGCGAGGCGTTGATCGCTGCCCAGCCGCTCGGCATCTACGACACGATTCTGCAAGACGCGGACGGCCACCTGCTCGAAGGCGTCGGCGCGAACTTCTACGCGATCCGCGGCGGCACGTTGTACACCGCGCCTGTCGGCACGGTGCTGGGCGGGATCAGCCGGCAGATCGTGTTCGAGGTCGGCCAGCGCATCATTCCGTTGGTCGAGACACCGGTCAAAGCCGACGATGTCCCGGCGCTCGACGAGGCGTTCATCAGCAGTGCGAGCCGTGGGATCGTGCCGGTGGTCGAGATCGACGGGCACACGCTCGGTATCGGCAAACCCGGTGTATGGACGCTGCGCCTGCGCGACGCGTATCAGGCGTGGGTCGGGATGCATCTGGAGGAGATTTAG
- a CDS encoding glycoside hydrolase family 18 protein, with amino-acid sequence MDDQSQPPKDPKSSSTGIPDNDEFLNSLFQEAKSKQPQEVPNAGKGGRARERYRRRRGSNPPPDVLADTAPTGETERTPRRRRGEAAPPPQAAPRLRQQQAAVPGGPKLPPIDWARWRPYLFGAGAVAIVLIVILALGLFKNEPAPTYPNALWLGSEYSFLQPTDEQVALLVERLKAHQIGTVYAWTSFLKSDNTWSGLVARTNTFEEMQPNVEQFIQQFRAAYPEATLYGWVGFPISARDENGAYNLNDPAVIQIVADFAAKLVNELGYDGIMLNAELVFQDSADDYIALLQAVRRAIGDASLSVAVIPDWSPAEANIPKPPLIAPGTEYTTEFKQRIALLVDEIVVMAYNSALSSPVDYTQWVAYQTATYARAIADVDGGAEVRIGIPTFDDVTNAHDPAVENIPAAVEGVIDGLEQAGNTASAVQGVAIYAEFDTDDEEWRQFLQFWVQR; translated from the coding sequence GTGGACGACCAGAGCCAACCCCCAAAGGACCCCAAATCGTCATCGACCGGTATTCCGGACAACGACGAGTTTCTGAACAGCCTGTTTCAAGAGGCGAAGTCGAAACAGCCGCAAGAAGTGCCCAATGCCGGCAAAGGCGGCCGCGCACGCGAACGGTACCGCCGCCGGCGCGGCAGCAATCCGCCGCCGGACGTGCTGGCCGATACCGCCCCCACGGGCGAAACCGAGCGTACGCCGCGCCGGCGTCGCGGCGAAGCTGCCCCGCCGCCACAGGCCGCGCCGCGGTTGCGCCAGCAGCAGGCCGCTGTGCCCGGCGGGCCGAAGCTGCCGCCGATCGACTGGGCGCGCTGGCGTCCCTACCTGTTTGGGGCCGGGGCCGTCGCCATCGTGCTGATCGTGATCCTCGCGCTTGGCTTGTTCAAGAACGAGCCCGCGCCGACCTATCCCAACGCCCTCTGGCTCGGCTCCGAATACAGCTTCCTGCAGCCGACCGATGAGCAAGTGGCGCTGCTTGTCGAGAGACTCAAGGCGCATCAGATCGGCACCGTATATGCGTGGACGAGCTTCCTCAAGAGTGACAACACGTGGAGCGGGCTGGTTGCCCGCACCAACACGTTCGAGGAGATGCAGCCCAACGTCGAGCAGTTCATCCAGCAGTTCCGTGCGGCGTACCCTGAGGCAACGCTGTACGGATGGGTCGGCTTCCCGATCAGCGCCCGCGACGAGAACGGCGCGTACAACCTTAACGACCCGGCCGTTATCCAGATCGTTGCTGATTTCGCCGCAAAGCTGGTCAACGAACTTGGCTACGATGGCATTATGCTCAACGCCGAACTGGTGTTTCAGGACAGCGCCGACGATTACATCGCGCTGCTGCAGGCCGTCCGCCGGGCAATCGGCGATGCCAGCCTTTCGGTCGCGGTGATCCCCGACTGGTCGCCGGCGGAAGCCAACATCCCCAAGCCGCCGTTGATCGCGCCCGGCACCGAATACACCACCGAGTTCAAGCAGCGGATCGCCCTGCTGGTCGACGAGATCGTCGTCATGGCCTACAACTCGGCGCTGTCCTCGCCCGTCGATTACACCCAGTGGGTTGCGTACCAGACCGCCACGTACGCGCGCGCGATCGCGGACGTTGACGGCGGCGCCGAGGTGCGGATCGGAATCCCGACTTTTGACGACGTGACCAACGCGCACGATCCGGCCGTTGAGAACATCCCCGCCGCGGTCGAGGGCGTGATCGACGGCCTCGAGCAGGCTGGCAACACCGCAAGCGCGGTGCAGGGCGTCGCGATTTACGCCGAGTTCGACACCGACGACGAAGAATGGCGCCAGTTCCTACAGTTCTGGGTGCAAAGGTAA
- a CDS encoding thiol reductase thioredoxin: protein MPALNLTPESFKSTITTADRPVLVDFWGDDCAKCAALAPVMDALADEWAECVTVAKLWLSQDSPLVRELGLMGIPTLILFKDGRPVARSSTTLTRRAIVEAFADALAADIGGS, encoded by the coding sequence ATGCCTGCACTCAACCTGACGCCGGAGTCGTTTAAGTCGACCATCACGACGGCTGATCGGCCGGTGCTGGTCGACTTCTGGGGCGACGACTGCGCCAAGTGCGCGGCACTCGCGCCGGTGATGGACGCGCTGGCCGACGAATGGGCCGAATGCGTCACGGTCGCCAAGCTGTGGCTGTCGCAGGACAGTCCGCTCGTGCGCGAGCTGGGGCTTATGGGCATCCCGACGCTGATCCTGTTCAAGGACGGCCGGCCGGTAGCGCGGTCCAGCACCACGCTCACCCGCCGCGCCATCGTGGAAGCGTTTGCGGATGCACTGGCGGCAGACATCGGTGGCAGCTAG
- a CDS encoding VOC family protein, translating to MRIEHAALWTADLERSRAFYEAYFGGSAGMRYVNPRTGFASYFLTFDGGARLELMQRPDVAGGDSTERIGWAHVAFSVGSREAVDALTERLRADGYTVVSGPRTTGDGYYESVVLDPDGARVEIMV from the coding sequence ATGCGAATCGAACACGCGGCGCTGTGGACAGCGGACTTGGAGCGCTCGCGTGCGTTCTACGAGGCGTACTTCGGCGGATCGGCCGGAATGCGCTACGTCAACCCGCGCACTGGATTCGCGTCGTACTTCCTGACGTTCGACGGCGGTGCGCGCTTGGAGCTGATGCAGCGGCCTGACGTGGCCGGCGGTGACAGCACAGAACGCATCGGCTGGGCGCACGTCGCGTTCAGTGTGGGAAGCCGCGAGGCCGTCGACGCACTGACCGAGCGCCTGCGCGCCGATGGCTACACGGTTGTCAGCGGACCGCGCACCACCGGTGACGGGTACTACGAAAGCGTCGTGCTCGATCCGGACGGCGCACGGGTGGAGATCATGGTGTGA
- a CDS encoding IS5 family transposase: protein MTDQQWEILEPLIPKQKPGRGRPRADDRRTLNGILFVLKTGCQWKDMPEEFGDHVTCWRRLDRWQRDGTWERIWRALLGQLDAQGKLEWTEAFLDGSFTPLKRGAGVGTTKVGKGSQVMLVVEGHGLPIGVVVESATPHEVTLAQAVIDDVMVPRAKRKPRRRPRALGADKGFDSRRLRAALRRRGIRPRIPQRKRAEGHRPRRGQPQAPLGRTRRWVVERTFAWMDNCRRLVVRYERKLENFKAFCLVAFIQWSLNRLLRPVAAIAPYY, encoded by the coding sequence GTGACTGACCAACAGTGGGAAATTCTGGAGCCGTTGATCCCTAAGCAGAAGCCGGGGCGCGGGCGACCGCGTGCGGATGATCGCCGTACGCTGAACGGCATTCTGTTCGTCCTGAAGACGGGCTGCCAATGGAAAGATATGCCCGAAGAGTTCGGCGACCATGTGACGTGCTGGCGGCGGCTGGATCGCTGGCAGCGGGACGGGACGTGGGAGCGGATCTGGCGGGCGCTGCTGGGGCAACTGGATGCGCAAGGCAAGTTGGAATGGACCGAAGCGTTTCTGGATGGGAGTTTCACCCCGCTAAAAAGGGGGGCCGGCGTCGGAACGACGAAGGTCGGCAAAGGCAGTCAAGTGATGCTGGTGGTAGAAGGACATGGGTTGCCAATTGGGGTGGTGGTGGAAAGCGCCACGCCTCACGAAGTCACGTTGGCGCAAGCCGTGATTGATGACGTTATGGTGCCCCGTGCGAAGCGCAAACCCCGGCGTCGCCCGCGCGCGCTGGGCGCTGACAAAGGGTTCGACAGCCGACGTCTGCGGGCCGCCTTGCGCCGGCGAGGGATCCGGCCCCGGATCCCGCAGCGCAAACGTGCCGAGGGCCACCGACCGCGGCGCGGTCAGCCGCAGGCGCCGCTGGGACGCACCCGGCGTTGGGTTGTCGAACGCACCTTCGCGTGGATGGACAACTGCCGTCGGCTGGTCGTGCGCTACGAGCGCAAGCTGGAAAACTTCAAAGCGTTCTGTCTGGTTGCCTTTATCCAATGGTCCCTCAACCGGCTACTGCGGCCTGTTGCCGCCATCGCCCCGTATTATTGA
- a CDS encoding GatB/YqeY domain-containing protein, giving the protein MTDLRTALTAALKEAMLAKDNLRRDVVRGLQSAIKQVEIDTRKSLSDDEILAVVIKEAKKRRETIEEATKAHRDDLVAAESAELAVIETFMPRQLSLDELKRIAAEVIAQVGASGPKDQSKVMGPIMARVKGQADGKLVNQAVRELLNG; this is encoded by the coding sequence ATGACCGACCTCCGTACCGCGCTCACCGCCGCGCTCAAAGAGGCGATGCTGGCCAAGGACAACCTGCGCCGCGACGTGGTGCGCGGCTTGCAGAGCGCCATCAAGCAGGTCGAGATTGACACACGGAAATCCCTTAGCGATGACGAAATCCTCGCCGTGGTGATCAAAGAAGCCAAGAAGCGCCGCGAGACGATCGAAGAGGCGACCAAGGCCCACCGCGACGACCTCGTGGCTGCCGAGTCGGCCGAACTCGCGGTTATCGAGACGTTCATGCCGCGTCAGCTTTCGCTGGACGAGCTCAAGCGGATTGCCGCCGAGGTGATCGCGCAGGTTGGGGCAAGCGGGCCGAAGGATCAATCGAAGGTGATGGGGCCGATCATGGCTCGCGTCAAGGGACAGGCGGACGGCAAGCTCGTCAACCAGGCTGTCCGGGAGCTGCTCAACGGTTAG
- the mtaB gene encoding tRNA (N(6)-L-threonylcarbamoyladenosine(37)-C(2))-methylthiotransferase MtaB codes for MKVHLRMTGCRLNQAELDTMARQFAAQGHEIVREAADADWHVVNTCAVTTQAAASSRKLIRELHRARPDAQITVTGCYAQVAPEAVGKIGGVVRVIDNTGKDTLVEQLTGQTAMPFDAEPVAREAIPGRTRAFVKVQDGCDNACTFCITTVARGAGRSRPLGEVVGEVRALHAIGYQEAVLTGVHLGSYGHDLGKPDGLRDLVTALLTGTDIPRLRLSSLEPWDLEPAFFALWADEPRLCRHLHLPLQSGCDRTLKRMLRRTSQRSFAALVEAARDAAPDMAVTTDVIAGFPGETDAEFDESAAFIETMEFAGLHVFPYSPRPGTAAARMKGQVPHEVRQRRAQILLAHSAAQTQAFTARFSGDVRPVLWENVAGATQDGFLNVGYTDNYVRVHCTHPRALTGMITPARLGSGSSRTHATAVPILEG; via the coding sequence GTGAAAGTCCACCTCCGCATGACGGGCTGCCGCCTCAATCAGGCGGAGCTCGACACGATGGCGCGGCAGTTCGCCGCACAAGGGCACGAGATCGTCCGTGAGGCCGCCGACGCCGATTGGCACGTCGTCAACACGTGCGCCGTGACCACGCAGGCCGCCGCCAGTTCGCGCAAGCTGATTCGCGAGCTGCACCGCGCTCGGCCGGATGCGCAGATCACCGTCACGGGCTGCTATGCGCAGGTCGCGCCGGAGGCCGTCGGCAAGATCGGCGGGGTCGTGCGCGTGATCGACAACACCGGCAAAGACACTTTGGTCGAGCAGTTGACTGGCCAAACCGCGATGCCGTTCGATGCCGAGCCAGTCGCTCGCGAGGCGATCCCCGGCCGCACCCGCGCTTTCGTCAAGGTGCAGGACGGGTGCGACAACGCGTGCACGTTCTGCATCACCACCGTGGCGCGCGGCGCAGGCCGAAGCCGCCCGCTGGGTGAGGTCGTCGGCGAGGTACGTGCGCTGCACGCGATCGGCTATCAGGAAGCGGTGCTGACCGGCGTGCATCTCGGCAGCTACGGGCACGACCTCGGCAAACCCGACGGCCTGCGCGACCTCGTGACCGCCCTATTGACCGGCACCGACATCCCGCGACTGCGCTTGTCCTCGCTCGAGCCGTGGGACCTCGAACCGGCGTTCTTCGCGCTGTGGGCGGACGAACCGCGGCTGTGCCGGCATCTGCACCTGCCGCTGCAATCGGGCTGTGACCGCACGCTGAAACGGATGCTGCGACGCACCTCGCAGCGGTCGTTCGCGGCACTGGTGGAGGCCGCACGCGACGCCGCGCCGGACATGGCGGTCACCACCGACGTCATCGCCGGCTTCCCCGGTGAAACCGACGCCGAGTTCGACGAGAGCGCGGCGTTCATCGAAACGATGGAGTTTGCCGGGCTGCACGTGTTCCCGTACAGTCCGCGCCCCGGCACCGCCGCCGCCCGCATGAAGGGACAGGTGCCGCATGAGGTGCGTCAGCGCCGCGCGCAGATCTTGCTCGCTCACAGCGCTGCCCAGACTCAGGCGTTCACAGCCCGTTTCAGCGGAGATGTTCGCCCTGTTTTGTGGGAGAACGTGGCCGGCGCGACCCAAGACGGGTTCCTCAATGTGGGGTATACTGACAACTACGTGCGTGTCCACTGCACCCACCCGCGCGCGCTGACCGGCATGATCACGCCGGCCCGCCTCGGATCGGGGTCGTCGCGCACGCACGCAACGGCCGTTCCCATCTTGGAAGGATGA